From one Lycium ferocissimum isolate CSIRO_LF1 chromosome 5, AGI_CSIRO_Lferr_CH_V1, whole genome shotgun sequence genomic stretch:
- the LOC132057747 gene encoding uncharacterized protein LOC132057747 — MPAFARYLKDLLMKKRPVQHETVSLTHTVSFIISITIVQKKADPGAFTIPCSIRYHDFAHAMCDNGASINLMPLAIYKQSGLRIPRWTMMRLQMTDRSIQRPVCMVDDVLMRVGDFLLPADFMILDCAVDHDSPIILGRTFLAMGRAHMDSEKNEIKFQANDEEVTF; from the coding sequence ATGCCTGCATTTGCGAGGTATTTGAAAGATCTGCTAATGAAGAAGAGGCCTGTGCAACATGAAACAGTGAGTTTGACTCACACTGTGAGTTTTATTATTTCGATAACAATAGTTCAGAAGAAGGCAGATCCTGGGGCAttcaccattccttgttctATCAGGTATCATGATTTTGCTCATGCtatgtgtgataatggggctaGTATAAATTTAATGCCACTTGCTATTTATAAGCAATCAGGATTGAGGATTCCTAGGTGGACGATGATGCGATTACAGATGACTGATAGATCTATTCAAAGGCCAGTATGCATGGTTGATGATGTTCTTATGCGGGTCGGTGATTTTTTGTTGCCTGCAGATTTTATGATTCTTGACTGTGCTGTTGATCATGATAGTCCCATCATTTTAGGGAGAACTTTCCTTGCTATGGGAAGGGCTCATATGGATtcagaaaagaatgaaataaaattccAAGCCAATGATGAAGAGGTGACTTTCTAA
- the LOC132056779 gene encoding glyoxylate/succinic semialdehyde reductase 1 codes for MEEIGFLGIGIMGKAMAVNLLRHGFKVTVWNRTLSRCDELVQHGASVGETPAAVIKKCKYTIAMLSDPAAALSVVFDKDGALEQICGGKGYIDMSTVDADTSSKISEAITSKGGSFVEAPVSGSKKPAEDGQLVILAAGDKALYVQVLPAFDVLGKKSFFLGQVGNGAKMKLVVNMIMGSMMNAFSEGIVLADKSGLDPHTLLDVLDLGAIANPMFKMKGPAMIKNSYPPAFPLKHQQKDMRLALALGDENAVPMPVAAAANEAFKKARSLGLGDHDFSAVFETVGKGAQSST; via the exons atggaggaaatagGGTTTTTGGGGATTGGTATTATGGGAAAAGCAATGGCCGTGAACTTGCTGCGCCATGGTTTCAAGGTTACTGTTTGGAATCGCACTCTCTCCCGG TGTGATGAGCTAGTGCAACATGGAGCTTCTGTTGGAGAAACTCCTGCAGCAGTAATCAAGAAATGCAAGTATACAATTGCAATGTTGTCTGATCCAGCTGCAGCTCTTTCA GTGGTTTTTGACAAAGATGGTGCTCTTGAGCAGATATGTGGTGGAAAGGGGTATATTGACATGTCAACCGTTGATGCTGATACTTCTTCAAAGATTAGTGAG GCCATTACTTCAAAGGGTGGTTCTTTTGTTGAAGCTCCAGTTTCAGGGAGCAAAAAGCCAGCTGAAGATGGCCAACTAGTAATCCTAGCAGCTGGGGACAAG GCTCTGTACGTTCAAGTACTACCTGCTTTTGATGTCTTGGGAAAGAAATCCTTTTTCCTGGGACAGGTTGGGAATGGAGCAAAAATGAAACTTGTTGTTAATATGATAATGGGCAG TATGATGAATGCATTTTCGGAAGGAATTGTACTGGCTGACAAAAGTGGATTGGACCCTCATACCCTTCTTGATGTGTTG GACCTTGGAGCCATTGCTAACCCGATGTTCAAAATGAAAGGACCTGCCATGATAAAAAATAGTTACCCCCCCGCATTTCCTCTGAAACACCAGCAGAAGGACATGAGGTTGGCTCTTGCACTCGGAGATGAGAATGCTGTGCCAATGCCAGTCGCAGCTGCTGCAAATGAG GCATTCAAGAAGGCGAGGAGCTTGGGCTTGGGAGACCACGACTTTTCAGCTGTGTTCGAGACTGTCGGCAAGGGTGCTCAAAGTTCAACCTGA